The following is a genomic window from Candidatus Binatia bacterium.
TATTTCGCCCGTAACCAGCCCATGCCCGCCGTCGTGGTCTTCGGCGCCGAGCCGCTCATCCACATGGCTGCCAGCACGTCGGTTCCGCAACACGTTTGCGAGCTCGATTACGCGGGCGGCCTCAAGGGCGAGCCGCTCGAAGTGATTCGCGGGCCGGTAACCGGCTTGCCGATCCCGGCGCACGCCGAGATTGCCATCGAAGGGTACGCCATGCCGGACGAGCGGCTCCCGGAAGGTCCTTTCGGTGAATGGACCGGCTATTACGCGAGCGGAGTGCGCGACGAGCCGGTTTTTCGCGTCAAGGCAGTCTATCACCGCAACGATCCGATCGTCCTGGGTTCGCCGCCGGTGAAGCCGCCCTCGGGCAAGGTCTATACGCAGGCGATCCTTCGCTCCGCGGCGATTGAAGAGGATCTGGCCAATGCGGGAGTTCCCGACGTGAAGGGCGTGTGGTGCCACGAGGCAAGCGCCGCCCGGATGTTTGTGGTCGTCGCGCTGCGGCAGCGCTACGCCGGGCACGCGAGACAGGCGGCTTGCATCGCCGCGCAGTGCCGCACGATCGCGTACCTGTCGCGCTACGTCGTGGTCGTGGATGACGACATCGATCCGATGGACCTGGAAGAGGTGATCTGGGCGATCAGCACGCGCAGCAATCCGGAAAAGGACATCGATATCATGCGGCAAACATGGAGCGGGCCGCTCGATCCGCTGATCTCGCCCGAGGACAAGAAGCGGAGGGAATATTTTTCCTCAAAGGCGATCATCGATGCCTGCCGGCCGTTTCCCTGGCGCAACGAGTTTCCCGAGGTGTCCGAGTCGAGCCCGGCGATGAAGGAGCAGGTGCTGACTAAATGGCGCAAATTCCTCGATGGGACTGCGTGAAAAATAACCGTTCACCCTTCGACGGCGCTCAGGGCGAACGGTTAAGGATCGGAGAGGCGTTTATTGGCCGTTCGTGCTGAGCCCTGTCGAAGCACGAGTGAACCTTTCACGCAGTTTGTCGCATAGGCGAAAGAGGGGGAGTTTTCATGAAAATAACTCTGTGTTGGCTACTGTTAGTTGTTACGCTGGTTGCGGGAGTCGATGTCTCCATCGGTCAGGAGTGGAATAAGGTTTTGGAAGCGGCCAAGAGAGAGGGCAAAGTCGCTGTGATCGGTCCGGTGGGCAACGACCGCCGGGATGTTTTGGTCGAGCCGTTCCAGAAGAAATACGGAATCTCCGTGGAATATTTCGCCGACCGCGGCGCCGGCATCGGCCCGCGCCTCACGGCCGAGCGGGCGGCGGGGCAGTATCTTTGGGACGTGGTCGTGACGGGAACCACGACGGGGCTGCTGGTCCTCCTGCCTCCGGGGATGCTCGATCCCATGGAGCCGGCGATCCTCTTGCCCGATGTGAAAGACCCCAAGCAATGGCGCGGCGGGGCGCTTGAATTTTCCGATACCGGGCGGCGTTTTCTGGTGATGACTCCCTCGCAGCGCGGCACGCTCTTCGTTAACCCAAAGGTCGTCAAGCCGCAAGAAATCAAATCTTACAAAGAGCTGCTAAACCCGAAGTGGAAAAAAAGGATCGTCATGGACGATCCGACGAGAGCCGGGCCGGGCCAGGCGACTTTCACTTTCTTTTACCTCCATCCGGAGCTCGGTCCGAACTTCATTCGCGCCCTGGCCAAGCAAGAGCCGGTCATCTTGAGGGACTATGCGCAGGAGCTGGACGGGGTCATCAAGGAAAAGTATTTGGTGCTGATCGGCGTTTCAGACATCGTCGCCGAAGAACGCATGAAGGACGGCTTGCCGATCGCGATTTTGGATCCACGGCAACTGAAGGAAGGCTCGGACGTGAGCCCCGGCTCCGGCGGCCTGGGTTTTTTCAACCGGGCGCCGCGCCCCAATGCCGCCAAGGTCTACATCAACTGGCTGCTCTCGAAAGAAGGACAGACCGGATTTGCCCGAGTGAATGGTTATATCAGCGCGCGGCTGGATGTCCCGACCGATCACTCGCCTTGGCGCGTGCCGATACCGGGATCCATTAAGACCTATACTCAGCAGGCGATCGACATCAAGGACGATGTTATCGCGCTGTTCAAGGAAACTTTCGGGCGTTGAGATGAAGGGGCACGAAGCCGGAGCGATGCTTATGGATTTCATGAGGACTGTCAGGGCATATTTTCTACCGTCATTCCGGCCAAGTCAGCCTCAGGCTGACGCGAGCCGGAATCCACCCCCTCTCTGTCTCCCCCTTGGCAAGGGGGAGATTAAGAGGGGGTCGCCCCTTAGCAAGGGGGAGATTAAGTGGGGGTTCTGGATTCCCGCTTGCGCGGGAATGACGACAAAGCGCACCGCCGACTTCTTCATCGAATTTTTGAGACAAAACACTAAAGGGTTTGCTATCGCGGCAATCCTTCTGCCGGTTATCGTAGAATCGGCGCTTGCGCAATCGCCTCCGTCCTGGGAGCAAATTTTGGCGGCGGCTA
Proteins encoded in this region:
- a CDS encoding UbiD family decarboxylase; this encodes MPHRDLREWLEDVKRLGELRILRGAHWDIEIGVLAEHLMRGRNQPAVLFDEIVDHLPGYRLLVNDVGSKERLALTLGLPAGLDENGIKAAWRRNRKELQLIPPKYVKDGPLMENILRGETIDMGKFPAPRWHEKDGGRYLGTGDAAITADPDDGTVNMGAYRVMTLDRDRVFLYISPGKDGRVHRDKYFARNQPMPAVVVFGAEPLIHMAASTSVPQHVCELDYAGGLKGEPLEVIRGPVTGLPIPAHAEIAIEGYAMPDERLPEGPFGEWTGYYASGVRDEPVFRVKAVYHRNDPIVLGSPPVKPPSGKVYTQAILRSAAIEEDLANAGVPDVKGVWCHEASAARMFVVVALRQRYAGHARQAACIAAQCRTIAYLSRYVVVVDDDIDPMDLEEVIWAISTRSNPEKDIDIMRQTWSGPLDPLISPEDKKRREYFSSKAIIDACRPFPWRNEFPEVSESSPAMKEQVLTKWRKFLDGTA
- a CDS encoding extracellular solute-binding protein, translated to MKITLCWLLLVVTLVAGVDVSIGQEWNKVLEAAKREGKVAVIGPVGNDRRDVLVEPFQKKYGISVEYFADRGAGIGPRLTAERAAGQYLWDVVVTGTTTGLLVLLPPGMLDPMEPAILLPDVKDPKQWRGGALEFSDTGRRFLVMTPSQRGTLFVNPKVVKPQEIKSYKELLNPKWKKRIVMDDPTRAGPGQATFTFFYLHPELGPNFIRALAKQEPVILRDYAQELDGVIKEKYLVLIGVSDIVAEERMKDGLPIAILDPRQLKEGSDVSPGSGGLGFFNRAPRPNAAKVYINWLLSKEGQTGFARVNGYISARLDVPTDHSPWRVPIPGSIKTYTQQAIDIKDDVIALFKETFGR